A stretch of Acipenser ruthenus chromosome 1, fAciRut3.2 maternal haplotype, whole genome shotgun sequence DNA encodes these proteins:
- the LOC117409603 gene encoding nuclear factor interleukin-3-regulated protein isoform X1 — MHAIKKEKPSIDSCNGDNVMALAVQDSNSDLEAHELSNGPFKQKNSSCRRKREFIPDEKKDQQYWEKRRKNNEAAKRSREKRRLNDMVLETKLMALGEENATLKAELLSLKLKFGLVSSAAYAQEVQKLSNSTAAFYQDLASSSASRSSYSVEPEPALLSSSCISVIKHSPHSSLSDVSETSLIIQGSPLRSTCRTPEIIKQEPMETVTYPREIRDENIPYDMYRSYMGNTFAGSYSQPSPTLQITRSSSNSPRNLEADEGTVGKASDGEDEQQVPKGPIPSPVEPQSITTTVVKVPDTSSSALPHKLRIKTKAIQIKVESVDPDFDSSKKLLSPIDMSAKKCYLLEKHTASNLIQSSLSPLSVQVINIQDWSHQPDHWHKKDHPEIVQSNCKNRLGPCSPGTLTNKTVANLKDNSYNDTESENLYLKQGIADLSAEVASLKRLITKQQVPDFESGTRKTDHGSLSKGCYIK, encoded by the coding sequence atgCATGCAATCAAGAAAGAAAAGCCATCTATTGACTCTTGTAATGGAGACAATGTAATGGCACTGGCTGTACAGGACTCAAATTCAGATTTAGAGGCTCATGAACTGTCTAACGGGCCCTTTAAACAGAAAAACTCAAGCTGCCGTAGAAAACGAGAGTTTATTCCCGATGAAAAGAAGGATCAGCAGTACTGGGAAAAAAGACGTAAAAACAACGAGGCTGCCAAACGTTCACGGGAAAAACGCAGATTGAACGACATGGTCTTGGAGACTAAACTGATGGCGTTGGGTGAGGAGAATGCTACCTTAAAAGCCGAGCTGCTGTCTTTAAAACTCAAGTTTGGTTTGGTAAGTTCAGCTGCATATGCCCAAGAGGTGCAAAAGCTCTCAAACTCCACAGCTGCGTTTTATCAGGATTTAGCATCCTCCAGTGCTAGCAGAAGTTCATATTCAGTTGAACCAGAGCCTGCTTTGCTGAGCAGCAGTTGTATTTCTGTCATTAAGCACTCTCCGCACAGTTCCTTGTCCGATGTGTCTGAAACGTCTTTGATTATCCAGGGCAGCCCTCTTCGAAGTACTTGCAGGACCCCGGAAATCATCAAACAAGAACCTATGGAAACCGTCACTTACCCACGAGAGATCCGAGATGAGAACATCCCCTATGATATGTACAGGAGCTACATGGGGAACACATTCGCGGGAAGTTACTCTCAGCCATCTCCAACTTTGCAAATAACTAGGTCATCAAGTAACTCTCCGCGAAACTTGGAGGCAGATGAAGGTACTGTGGGAAAAGCCTCTGATGGAGAAGATGAGCAGCAGGTTCCCAAAGGTCCTATTCCTTCTCCAGTGGAACCACAGAGTATAACCACCACTGTTGTCAAAGTACCAGACACaagctcttctgccctgcctcACAAGCTGAGAATCAAAACAAAAGCCATCCAGATTAAAGTCGAGTCCGTAGATCCCGACTTTGACTCCTCAAAGAAACTACTCTCCCCAATTGATATGTCTGCCAAAAAATGTTATCTGCTGGAGAAACACACAGCTTCAAATCTGATACAGTCTTCTCTAAGCCCCTTATCTGTTCAAGTGATTAATATCCAGGACTGGTCTCACCAGCCAGATCACTGGCATAAGAAAGACCACCCAGAAATAGTTCAAAGTAACTGTAAAAACAGACTTGGCCCTTGCTCGCCTGggacattaacaaataaaacagttgctAACCTAAAGGACAATTCCTACAATGACACTGAGTCAGAGAACTTGTATTTAAAACAGGGTATTGCTGACCTATCGGCAGAAGTTGCTTCTCTGAAAAGACTCATAACAAAGCAGCAAGTACCTGATTTTGAGTCTGGCACACGCAAGACTGATCATGGCTCATTGTCTAAAGGATGTTATATAAAATAA
- the LOC117409603 gene encoding nuclear factor interleukin-3-regulated protein isoform X2, whose amino-acid sequence MHAIKKEKPSIDSCNGDNVMALAVQDSNSDLEAHELSNGPFKQKNSSCRRKREFIPDEKKDQQYWEKRRKNNEAAKRSREKRRLNDMVLETKLMALGEENATLKAELLSLKLKFGLGSPLRSTCRTPEIIKQEPMETVTYPREIRDENIPYDMYRSYMGNTFAGSYSQPSPTLQITRSSSNSPRNLEADEGTVGKASDGEDEQQVPKGPIPSPVEPQSITTTVVKVPDTSSSALPHKLRIKTKAIQIKVESVDPDFDSSKKLLSPIDMSAKKCYLLEKHTASNLIQSSLSPLSVQVINIQDWSHQPDHWHKKDHPEIVQSNCKNRLGPCSPGTLTNKTVANLKDNSYNDTESENLYLKQGIADLSAEVASLKRLITKQQVPDFESGTRKTDHGSLSKGCYIK is encoded by the exons atgCATGCAATCAAGAAAGAAAAGCCATCTATTGACTCTTGTAATGGAGACAATGTAATGGCACTGGCTGTACAGGACTCAAATTCAGATTTAGAGGCTCATGAACTGTCTAACGGGCCCTTTAAACAGAAAAACTCAAGCTGCCGTAGAAAACGAGAGTTTATTCCCGATGAAAAGAAGGATCAGCAGTACTGGGAAAAAAGACGTAAAAACAACGAGGCTGCCAAACGTTCACGGGAAAAACGCAGATTGAACGACATGGTCTTGGAGACTAAACTGATGGCGTTGGGTGAGGAGAATGCTACCTTAAAAGCCGAGCTGCTGTCTTTAAAACTCAAGTTTGGTTTG GGCAGCCCTCTTCGAAGTACTTGCAGGACCCCGGAAATCATCAAACAAGAACCTATGGAAACCGTCACTTACCCACGAGAGATCCGAGATGAGAACATCCCCTATGATATGTACAGGAGCTACATGGGGAACACATTCGCGGGAAGTTACTCTCAGCCATCTCCAACTTTGCAAATAACTAGGTCATCAAGTAACTCTCCGCGAAACTTGGAGGCAGATGAAGGTACTGTGGGAAAAGCCTCTGATGGAGAAGATGAGCAGCAGGTTCCCAAAGGTCCTATTCCTTCTCCAGTGGAACCACAGAGTATAACCACCACTGTTGTCAAAGTACCAGACACaagctcttctgccctgcctcACAAGCTGAGAATCAAAACAAAAGCCATCCAGATTAAAGTCGAGTCCGTAGATCCCGACTTTGACTCCTCAAAGAAACTACTCTCCCCAATTGATATGTCTGCCAAAAAATGTTATCTGCTGGAGAAACACACAGCTTCAAATCTGATACAGTCTTCTCTAAGCCCCTTATCTGTTCAAGTGATTAATATCCAGGACTGGTCTCACCAGCCAGATCACTGGCATAAGAAAGACCACCCAGAAATAGTTCAAAGTAACTGTAAAAACAGACTTGGCCCTTGCTCGCCTGggacattaacaaataaaacagttgctAACCTAAAGGACAATTCCTACAATGACACTGAGTCAGAGAACTTGTATTTAAAACAGGGTATTGCTGACCTATCGGCAGAAGTTGCTTCTCTGAAAAGACTCATAACAAAGCAGCAAGTACCTGATTTTGAGTCTGGCACACGCAAGACTGATCATGGCTCATTGTCTAAAGGATGTTATATAAAATAA